In Candidatus Methanomethylophilus alvi Mx1201, a genomic segment contains:
- the trpB gene encoding tryptophan synthase subunit beta — translation MTNPNGRFGDYGGQYMPETLMNAVIELEQAYDRYKDDPGFKQELDTLLTEYANRPSRLYFAEKMTKDLGGAKIYLKREDLNHTGAHKINNVLGQALLAKKMGKTRLIAETGAGQHGVATATAAALLGMECVVFMGVKDMERQALNVYRMRLLGAEVKGVSTGTGTLKDAVSEAMREWTSRIADTHYCLGSVMGPHPFPTIVRDFQSVIGKEIRQQLMEKEGRLPDMLIACVGGGSNAIGTFYDFEKDESVRLVGCEAAGKGIDTPDTAATLNTGRVGIFHGMKSYFCQDEYGQIAPVYSISAGLDYPGIGPEHAWLHDIHRAEYVAITDEEAVNAFEYLSRTEGIIPAIESAHALAHAMKVAPTMDKDKIIVVTVSGRGDKDCAAIARYRGVDIHE, via the coding sequence ATGACAAATCCTAACGGAAGATTCGGCGACTACGGGGGCCAATACATGCCTGAGACCCTCATGAACGCCGTTATAGAGCTCGAACAGGCATATGACAGATACAAGGACGACCCGGGATTCAAACAGGAGCTCGACACCCTTCTGACCGAGTACGCCAACAGACCCAGCAGGCTGTATTTCGCCGAGAAGATGACCAAGGACCTCGGCGGTGCGAAGATCTACCTCAAGAGGGAGGACCTCAACCATACCGGCGCCCACAAGATAAACAACGTCCTGGGACAGGCCCTTCTGGCGAAGAAGATGGGTAAGACCCGTCTCATAGCGGAGACCGGCGCGGGACAGCACGGTGTCGCCACGGCCACCGCGGCCGCCCTGTTGGGCATGGAATGCGTCGTCTTCATGGGGGTCAAGGACATGGAGAGGCAGGCCCTCAACGTATACAGGATGAGACTGCTGGGGGCGGAGGTCAAAGGAGTATCCACAGGTACTGGCACATTGAAGGATGCCGTCTCCGAGGCCATGAGGGAGTGGACCTCCCGCATCGCCGACACCCACTACTGTCTCGGATCCGTCATGGGTCCACATCCGTTCCCGACCATCGTCCGCGACTTCCAGTCCGTGATCGGGAAGGAGATCAGGCAGCAGCTGATGGAGAAGGAGGGACGTCTCCCCGACATGCTCATCGCATGTGTGGGAGGGGGGTCAAACGCCATCGGTACCTTCTACGACTTCGAGAAGGACGAGAGCGTCAGACTCGTAGGATGCGAGGCCGCTGGGAAGGGGATAGACACCCCCGATACCGCGGCCACGCTCAACACCGGCAGGGTCGGCATCTTCCACGGGATGAAGTCCTATTTCTGTCAGGACGAGTACGGGCAGATCGCTCCTGTGTACTCCATATCGGCGGGCCTCGACTATCCCGGCATAGGTCCGGAACACGCTTGGCTTCACGACATACACAGGGCCGAATACGTCGCCATAACTGATGAAGAGGCCGTCAACGCATTCGAATACCTCTCCCGTACGGAAGGGATAATCCCCGCCATAGAATCCGCCCACGCCCTCGCCCACGCCATGAAGGTGGCGCCTACGATGGACAAGGACAAGATAATCGTGGTCACCGTCTCCGGAAGGGGGGACAAGGACTGCGCCGCCATCGCCAGATACAGAGGGGTGGATATCCATGAGTGA
- a CDS encoding phosphoribosylanthranilate isomerase yields MTRIKFCGIRREEDVGYVNLVRPDYAGFVLAPGFRRTVSAQEAGRLSSLLDEGIVPVGVFVDEPPENVARLLEDGTISIAQLHGMEDEEYLSRLMDLTSGTLMKCFRVSSRGDVEAASCCSADLVMLDSGTGTGKAFDWSLAEGLGRDFFLAGGLDPSNVGEAIKRMHPTAVDTSSGIETDGFKDYEKMEAFVKAVRSADGE; encoded by the coding sequence ATGACCCGTATCAAGTTCTGCGGTATCAGGAGGGAGGAGGATGTCGGATATGTGAACCTCGTCCGTCCGGATTATGCGGGCTTCGTCCTGGCCCCCGGATTCAGGAGGACGGTGTCGGCGCAGGAGGCGGGAAGGCTCTCGTCCCTTCTGGATGAAGGGATCGTACCGGTCGGGGTGTTCGTGGACGAACCCCCGGAGAATGTGGCGAGGCTGTTGGAGGACGGTACGATATCCATCGCGCAGCTGCACGGCATGGAGGACGAGGAGTATCTGTCCAGGCTCATGGACCTCACATCTGGCACATTGATGAAATGTTTCCGGGTATCATCCCGCGGGGATGTGGAGGCCGCATCGTGCTGCAGTGCGGACCTGGTCATGCTGGACAGCGGGACCGGCACGGGGAAGGCCTTCGACTGGTCCCTCGCAGAAGGTCTGGGAAGGGATTTCTTCCTCGCAGGGGGCCTGGACCCCTCCAACGTGGGGGAAGCGATAAAGAGGATGCATCCGACGGCCGTGGATACCAGTTCCGGTATCGAGACCGACGGTTTCAAAGACTATGAGAAGATGGAAGCGTTCGTTAAGGCCGTACGGTCGGCGGACGGAGAATGA
- the trpC gene encoding indole-3-glycerol phosphate synthase TrpC: MSDILDTIASYAEQRVEEARRKVPLAVLKEQARCMGRETGFPFEKALSRKDVSFICEVKRASPSKGLIDPDFPYLDIAREYEAAGAAAISVLTEPKWFMGSDRYLKEISSQVSIPCLRKDFVVDEYMIYEAKVLGASAVLLICSILDEERLRYYIKTADSLGLSALVEAHTASEIQMAVGCGARVIGVNNRNLRDFTVDVGNSVMLRRLVPPDILFVGESGISGPEDVEALRRADVDGALVGESMMRAEDKKEMLRFLRGYR, translated from the coding sequence ATGAGCGACATATTGGATACGATAGCGTCCTATGCGGAGCAGAGGGTCGAGGAGGCCAGACGGAAGGTTCCTCTCGCCGTCCTCAAGGAACAGGCCAGATGCATGGGTCGTGAGACGGGGTTCCCCTTCGAGAAGGCATTGTCCCGGAAGGACGTATCCTTCATCTGCGAGGTCAAGAGGGCATCCCCGTCCAAGGGTCTCATCGATCCGGACTTCCCGTATCTGGATATAGCCAGGGAGTACGAGGCCGCCGGTGCGGCCGCCATATCCGTCCTCACCGAGCCGAAATGGTTCATGGGCAGCGACAGGTATCTGAAGGAGATCTCGTCCCAGGTGTCCATACCCTGCCTCAGGAAGGACTTCGTCGTGGACGAGTACATGATCTACGAGGCCAAGGTCCTGGGGGCATCGGCCGTGCTCCTGATATGCTCCATCCTGGACGAGGAGCGTCTTAGATACTACATCAAGACCGCGGACAGTCTGGGTCTTTCCGCCCTCGTCGAAGCGCATACGGCATCGGAGATACAGATGGCCGTCGGGTGCGGTGCGAGGGTGATCGGCGTGAATAACCGCAACCTCCGCGATTTCACCGTGGATGTGGGCAACAGCGTGATGCTCAGACGTCTGGTGCCTCCGGACATATTGTTCGTGGGGGAGAGCGGCATAAGCGGTCCGGAGGACGTGGAAGCCCTCCGCAGGGCCGATGTCGACGGTGCCCTCGTAGGGGAGTCCATGATGCGTGCGGAGGACAAAAAAGAGATGCTGAGGTTCCTGAGGGGATACCGATGA
- the trpD gene encoding anthranilate phosphoribosyltransferase, which produces MIKEAIIKIVDKQDLTYDEAYQVMDEIMDGKTTAVQNSAFLAALSTKSAKAETIDEISGCAAAMRDHALKVDHGFDTLEIVGTGGDGSHSFNISTTSAFVIAASGIKVSKHGNRAASSSSGAADVLEALGVDIVQPPEKAAALLRDVGMCFLFAQTYHSSMKYVGSIRKELGIRTVFNILGPLTNPAHPSYQVMGVYDEYLVEPLAHVLSSLGVKKGMVVYGQDRMDEISCSAPTTVCEIDGGRYETYEISPGDFGIETCRKEDVGGGSAQANALITTNILKGARGPRHDIVLLNSAAGLYCGGKADSMEDGIDLARKLIDDGAAYGKLTALKEASNL; this is translated from the coding sequence ATGATAAAGGAAGCAATCATCAAGATCGTCGACAAGCAGGACCTCACCTACGACGAGGCATATCAGGTCATGGACGAGATCATGGACGGGAAGACGACGGCGGTGCAGAACTCGGCCTTCCTGGCGGCCCTGTCCACCAAGAGCGCGAAGGCGGAGACCATCGACGAGATCTCCGGCTGTGCGGCGGCGATGAGGGACCACGCCCTGAAGGTGGACCACGGGTTCGACACCCTGGAGATCGTCGGGACCGGGGGCGACGGCTCCCACAGCTTCAACATATCGACGACTTCGGCGTTCGTCATAGCGGCGTCGGGTATCAAGGTGTCCAAGCACGGCAACCGTGCCGCATCGTCCAGCTCCGGGGCGGCCGACGTCCTCGAGGCCCTGGGGGTGGACATCGTCCAGCCTCCGGAGAAGGCCGCCGCCCTGCTCAGGGACGTCGGAATGTGCTTCCTGTTCGCCCAGACCTATCATTCGTCCATGAAGTACGTCGGTTCCATCAGGAAGGAGCTGGGTATCCGCACCGTGTTCAACATCCTGGGGCCTCTCACCAATCCGGCCCATCCGTCGTATCAGGTGATGGGTGTCTACGACGAGTATCTCGTGGAGCCTCTGGCACATGTCCTGTCGTCCCTCGGGGTGAAGAAGGGCATGGTGGTGTACGGCCAAGACAGGATGGACGAGATCTCCTGCAGCGCCCCGACCACCGTATGCGAGATCGACGGAGGGAGGTACGAGACCTATGAGATCTCCCCCGGGGACTTCGGCATCGAAACGTGCCGTAAGGAGGATGTCGGAGGCGGCAGCGCACAGGCCAACGCCCTCATAACCACCAACATCCTCAAGGGTGCCAGAGGGCCGAGGCACGACATCGTCCTTCTGAACTCCGCAGCCGGGCTGTACTGCGGCGGCAAGGCCGACAGCATGGAGGACGGCATCGATCTGGCCAGGAAGCTCATAGACGACGGCGCGGCCTACGGGAAGCTGACCGCACTGAAGGAAGCATCGAACCTATGA
- a CDS encoding anthranilate synthase component II, producing the protein MIVLIDNYDSFSYNLYQLIGSLDPDIEVVRNDACTSEDIDAMHPDAIIVSPGPGRPENAGICADVIRKLGPRYPILGVCLGHQAICMVYGATVTYAKHLMHGKQSMAEIDTGEPLFAGLPDSIPVARYHSLAADPATMPDCLKVIAEADDGSIMAVRHREYRVYGLQFHPESIMTPDGKTIMANFLAIAKGQEVHQ; encoded by the coding sequence ATGATCGTGCTCATAGACAATTACGACAGTTTCTCCTACAACCTCTATCAGTTGATCGGATCCCTGGACCCGGACATCGAGGTCGTAAGGAACGATGCCTGTACGTCGGAGGACATCGACGCCATGCATCCCGATGCGATAATCGTCTCCCCCGGGCCGGGAAGGCCGGAGAACGCGGGGATCTGCGCGGACGTCATAAGGAAGCTGGGTCCCAGGTATCCCATACTCGGGGTATGTCTGGGACATCAGGCCATATGCATGGTCTACGGTGCGACGGTGACCTATGCGAAGCATCTGATGCACGGGAAGCAATCCATGGCGGAAATAGACACGGGGGAACCGCTGTTCGCCGGACTTCCGGACAGCATCCCCGTGGCCCGCTACCATTCCCTGGCCGCGGACCCTGCGACGATGCCGGATTGCCTGAAGGTGATCGCGGAGGCGGACGACGGCAGCATAATGGCCGTAAGACACAGGGAGTACCGCGTATACGGGCTCCAGTTCCATCCGGAATCCATAATGACCCCGGACGGGAAGACCATCATGGCCAATTTCCTGGCCATCGCGAAGGGACAGGAGGTACATCAATGA
- a CDS encoding anthranilate synthase component I family protein gives MLKPSIEEIREIAASGDYRICPVCREILSDFKTPVEVMRVLMNVSEHCYMLESADSSHRWGRYTFIGYDPKLDITCLNGRMRVGDLKFETDDPDMYIRQVLEEYRSPKIPGFPSFTGGLVGYFSYDYLKYSEPSLRLDAEDTEGFQDVDVMLFDKVIVFDNFAQKLLLIANVNLAHLETEYNRVEMELKQMEDLLRHGAPKKDLGGRMVSEVKPLFDREQYCAMVEEAKRHIREGDIFQIVLSNRLEADFEGSLFNTYRVLRTLNPSPYMFYFSGSDMEVAGASPETLVKLEDGVLHTFPLAGTRPRGKTAEEDERLEADLLSDPKELAEHNMLVDLGRNDIGKISKFGSVEVEKYHCIERYSHVMHIGSTVRGEIADGKDALDAIGSILPAGTLSGAPKIMACQLINDMENNKRGIYGGGIGYIDFSGNLDLCIAIRIAYKKNGKVFVRSGAGIVADSVPENEFQECLNKAQAVVTALRRAEEEDL, from the coding sequence ATGCTCAAACCATCCATCGAGGAGATAAGGGAGATCGCCGCATCCGGCGACTACAGGATCTGTCCCGTGTGCAGGGAGATCCTGTCGGACTTCAAGACCCCCGTAGAGGTCATGAGGGTCCTCATGAACGTCTCCGAGCATTGTTATATGCTCGAGAGCGCCGACTCCTCTCACAGATGGGGAAGATACACATTCATCGGGTACGACCCCAAGTTGGACATCACGTGCCTGAACGGAAGGATGAGGGTAGGGGACCTGAAGTTCGAGACCGACGACCCCGACATGTACATAAGGCAGGTCCTGGAGGAGTACAGGAGCCCCAAGATCCCCGGATTCCCGTCCTTCACCGGGGGATTGGTCGGATACTTCTCCTACGACTATCTGAAGTATTCCGAACCCTCCCTCAGGCTCGACGCGGAGGACACCGAGGGATTCCAGGACGTGGACGTGATGCTCTTCGACAAGGTCATCGTCTTCGACAACTTCGCCCAGAAGCTCCTCCTCATAGCCAACGTGAACCTCGCGCATCTCGAGACCGAGTACAACAGGGTAGAGATGGAACTGAAGCAGATGGAGGACCTCCTCCGCCACGGGGCCCCCAAGAAGGATCTGGGGGGCAGGATGGTCTCGGAGGTCAAACCTCTCTTCGACAGGGAGCAGTACTGCGCCATGGTGGAGGAGGCCAAGAGGCACATCCGCGAGGGGGACATATTCCAGATCGTGCTCTCCAACAGGCTGGAGGCGGATTTCGAAGGCAGTCTTTTCAACACCTACAGGGTGCTCAGGACCCTCAATCCGTCGCCGTACATGTTCTATTTCTCCGGTTCCGACATGGAGGTCGCAGGGGCCTCCCCCGAGACATTGGTCAAGCTGGAGGACGGGGTCCTCCATACGTTCCCCCTCGCAGGGACGAGGCCCCGCGGGAAGACCGCCGAGGAGGACGAGAGGCTGGAAGCCGACCTCCTGTCCGATCCCAAGGAGCTCGCGGAGCACAACATGCTCGTGGACCTCGGGAGGAACGACATCGGGAAGATCTCCAAATTCGGATCCGTCGAGGTGGAGAAATACCACTGTATCGAGCGCTACTCCCACGTCATGCACATCGGTTCCACCGTCCGCGGGGAGATCGCGGACGGGAAGGACGCCCTCGATGCCATCGGGTCCATACTCCCGGCCGGTACCCTTTCGGGGGCCCCGAAGATCATGGCCTGTCAGCTCATCAACGACATGGAGAACAACAAGAGGGGGATCTACGGAGGAGGGATAGGATACATCGACTTCTCCGGCAATCTGGACCTCTGCATAGCGATACGCATCGCCTACAAGAAGAACGGCAAGGTATTCGTCAGGAGCGGGGCCGGCATAGTGGCGGACTCCGTCCCGGAGAACGAGTTCCAGGAGTGTCTCAACAAGGCGCAGGCGGTCGTCACGGCCCTCAGGAGGGCGGAGGAGGAAGACCTATGA
- the sufC gene encoding Fe-S cluster assembly ATPase SufC, with protein sequence MEKLIVSNLSAEAGGKEILNDLSLTLEKGDCLALLGPNGHGKSTLLNVLMGSPEYRITSGSAELDGEDLLSLTADQRSRKGIFMAFQNPPDIPGIVASDFFRASLNVRREEPVSAYDFYRLTEDAYKKVGLNSDMASRHLNEGFSGGEKKRDEILQMLLLKPDLVFLDEIDSGLDVDALAQIAAIINDMRAQGTTFVIISHYDRLYDIVSPNRTAIMVNGSVALEGDSSLAKRVSKEGYSFLRSEYGIDLSKKKSVADPKAPNIMSLGVD encoded by the coding sequence ATGGAAAAGCTCATTGTATCCAACCTGTCCGCCGAAGCAGGCGGAAAAGAGATCCTGAACGATCTCAGTCTTACCCTCGAGAAAGGGGACTGCCTCGCACTGCTGGGGCCCAACGGACACGGCAAATCCACGCTCCTGAACGTCCTCATGGGCTCCCCCGAATACCGCATAACGTCGGGCTCCGCAGAACTTGACGGGGAGGACCTCCTGTCCCTCACCGCGGACCAGAGGAGCAGAAAAGGCATCTTCATGGCCTTCCAGAACCCCCCGGACATCCCGGGGATCGTGGCATCCGACTTCTTCCGTGCGAGCCTCAACGTCCGCCGCGAAGAACCCGTCTCGGCCTACGACTTCTACAGACTCACCGAGGACGCATACAAGAAGGTCGGCCTGAACTCCGACATGGCGTCCCGCCACCTCAACGAGGGGTTCTCCGGAGGAGAGAAGAAAAGGGACGAGATCCTGCAGATGCTCCTCCTGAAACCGGACCTCGTCTTCCTCGACGAGATCGACTCGGGCCTGGACGTCGACGCCCTCGCCCAGATCGCCGCCATCATAAACGACATGCGTGCCCAGGGCACCACGTTCGTGATAATATCGCATTACGACAGACTCTACGACATAGTCTCCCCCAACCGCACCGCCATCATGGTCAACGGCTCCGTGGCCCTCGAAGGGGACTCGTCCCTGGCCAAGAGGGTGTCCAAGGAGGGATACTCGTTCCTGCGGTCCGAGTACGGCATCGACCTGTCCAAGAAGAAGTCCGTCGCCGACCCGAAAGCGCCCAACATCATGTCCCTCGGGGTGGACTGA
- a CDS encoding SufB/SufD family protein: protein MDPDPSDIPGGRISEDSRIDLLLIKALDGGKADIRYKVDGGRELDIVLVDLSPSDTDLTLRIDLSGDGRASVKVAAVCTGKHTKVFSVDVRHNGGGSWSRTAMAGINQDDGVLRFLGTSYIANGAHGSDTRQDGRITNLSPRSDSEVSPALLINDDDVKASHGAALGAYDPAAIYYMMSRGLTEEQSKRLITVGSLLPIVDSFADKGLSERAKEIMGGIGL, encoded by the coding sequence GTGGACCCGGACCCGTCCGACATACCGGGCGGGAGGATATCCGAGGACTCCCGGATAGACCTGCTCCTGATCAAGGCCTTGGATGGAGGTAAGGCGGATATCAGGTACAAGGTGGACGGAGGAAGGGAACTGGACATCGTCCTGGTGGACCTGTCCCCCTCGGACACCGACCTTACTCTTAGAATAGACCTCTCCGGAGACGGCAGGGCGTCCGTCAAGGTGGCCGCCGTATGCACGGGGAAACACACGAAGGTGTTCTCGGTGGACGTCCGCCACAACGGAGGCGGGAGCTGGTCCCGTACCGCCATGGCGGGGATCAACCAGGACGACGGCGTCCTCCGCTTCCTGGGGACGTCGTACATCGCCAACGGGGCCCATGGCAGCGACACCCGCCAGGACGGGAGGATAACCAACCTGTCCCCCAGGTCCGACAGCGAGGTCTCGCCGGCCCTTCTGATAAACGACGACGATGTGAAGGCAAGCCACGGGGCCGCCCTCGGAGCGTACGACCCCGCGGCCATATACTACATGATGAGCAGGGGACTCACGGAAGAACAGAGCAAGAGACTCATCACCGTAGGGAGCCTCCTGCCCATAGTGGACTCCTTCGCGGACAAGGGCCTCTCCGAGAGGGCGAAGGAGATAATGGGAGGGATCGGCCTTTGA
- a CDS encoding aminotransferase class V-fold PLP-dependent enzyme has product MIDTEQVRKDFPMYRNGGMYGDRPLHYLDNAATTFKPRQVIEASDRYYTDICANTKRGDYALAHDADVAYDESRETVARFINADPEEVVFTSGDTMGLNFVAYGLMPGLKKGDEIVLSWEEHASNALPWFRVAQITGASIKYVPLTEDGRITPENLKSVVNENTKVVALASISNVLGRPLPVRELARIAHSVGAVYVDDGAQSVPHSETDVRETDVDFLCFSGHKMLGPTGIGVMYGKRERLEGLEPLFYGGEMNARFDSSCSISLSDVPDRFEAGTQNMSGAMGLAEACRYIESIGFRNIRDHERKLKRMAVDGMLANGNAVLYNADSDTGIVTFNINGVFAQDAASYLGDRGVFVRSGTHCAKILPEFLKTQATVRASMYIYNDEDDVKALVEASRHAEDFLDVFFN; this is encoded by the coding sequence TTGATCGACACGGAACAGGTCCGCAAGGATTTCCCCATGTACCGCAACGGCGGCATGTACGGCGACAGACCCCTCCACTACCTGGACAACGCCGCGACCACATTCAAACCGAGGCAGGTCATAGAGGCGTCCGACAGATACTATACGGACATCTGCGCCAACACCAAGCGCGGAGACTACGCGCTGGCACATGATGCGGACGTGGCCTACGACGAGAGCCGCGAGACCGTCGCAAGATTCATCAACGCCGACCCCGAGGAGGTCGTATTCACATCCGGGGACACCATGGGCCTCAACTTCGTGGCCTACGGGCTCATGCCCGGACTGAAGAAGGGCGACGAGATCGTCCTCTCCTGGGAGGAGCATGCGTCCAACGCCCTCCCGTGGTTCAGGGTGGCCCAGATCACCGGCGCCTCGATAAAGTACGTACCTCTGACGGAGGACGGGAGGATCACCCCCGAGAACCTGAAGTCGGTCGTGAACGAGAACACCAAGGTGGTGGCCCTGGCAAGTATCAGCAACGTCCTGGGACGTCCCCTCCCGGTCAGGGAATTGGCCAGGATAGCCCATTCCGTGGGGGCCGTATATGTGGACGACGGGGCGCAGTCCGTCCCCCACTCCGAGACCGATGTCAGGGAGACGGACGTGGACTTCCTCTGCTTCTCCGGACACAAGATGCTGGGTCCCACCGGGATAGGCGTCATGTACGGGAAGAGGGAACGGTTGGAGGGTCTGGAGCCTCTCTTCTACGGAGGCGAGATGAACGCACGTTTCGACAGTTCCTGCAGCATATCGCTCTCCGACGTACCGGACCGCTTCGAGGCCGGGACCCAGAACATGTCGGGCGCCATGGGCCTGGCCGAGGCGTGCAGATACATCGAATCCATAGGGTTCCGGAACATCCGCGACCACGAAAGGAAACTGAAGAGGATGGCCGTCGACGGAATGCTCGCCAACGGCAACGCCGTCCTGTACAACGCCGATTCCGACACGGGGATCGTCACATTCAACATAAACGGGGTCTTCGCCCAGGACGCCGCATCGTACCTCGGGGACAGGGGGGTGTTCGTCCGTTCCGGCACGCATTGTGCCAAGATACTGCCGGAGTTCCTGAAGACCCAAGCGACCGTCCGCGCATCGATGTACATCTACAACGACGAGGACGACGTCAAGGCGCTGGTAGAGGCCAGCAGACATGCGGAGGATTTCTTAGATGTCTTCTTTAACTGA
- the sufU gene encoding Fe-S cluster assembly sulfur transfer protein SufU, producing MSSLTEHPEIMKQIVTDNYQYPRGVKTVDDPSFLTVHMDSASCIDDIYIQIRIEDGEIAEAYWHGSGCAISMASTSIMIQIIKGKTVEEAEAVMAEFGRMLDGKPYDADLLGEAEAFANVNRQPARITCANIGWRGLDRIFKEAAKEDRE from the coding sequence ATGTCTTCTTTAACTGAACATCCGGAGATAATGAAACAGATCGTCACGGACAATTACCAATACCCCAGGGGGGTGAAGACCGTCGACGACCCGTCCTTCCTGACCGTCCATATGGACAGTGCCAGCTGCATAGACGACATCTACATACAGATCAGGATAGAGGACGGGGAGATCGCCGAGGCCTATTGGCACGGTTCGGGGTGCGCCATATCGATGGCGTCCACCAGCATAATGATCCAGATCATAAAAGGAAAGACCGTGGAAGAGGCGGAGGCCGTGATGGCGGAGTTCGGGAGGATGCTCGACGGGAAACCCTACGACGCAGACCTCCTGGGAGAGGCCGAGGCCTTCGCCAACGTGAACCGTCAGCCGGCCAGGATAACCTGCGCCAACATCGGCTGGAGAGGATTGGACAGGATATTCAAGGAAGCCGCGAAGGAGGATAGGGAATGA
- the sufB gene encoding Fe-S cluster assembly protein SufB has translation MTEDKQIFDGDERAKYEFRDDINAVYETDRGLNEDAVRKISAAKHEPQFMLDFRLESLREFFRHKQPSFGPSLDFIDFQDYTYFTRVSDGVAERWEDVPDDVKRTFDKLGIPEAEKKFLAGVTAHYESEAVYSNMLSEVEKKGVIFLDTDTGLREHPDLFMKYFGKLVPPTDNKYAALNSAVWSGGSFIYVPKGCKLDMPLQSYFRINNKRSGQFERSLIIVDDDAELNYVEGCTAPMYSQESLHSGVIEIFVGKRAKMRYTTIQNWSNSILNLVTQRAIVDEDGLMEWVDGNIGSKLCMKYPCCVLKGDRSHGSTTSIAVAGPGQFQDTGAKMIHIGKGSTSNIISKSIARGGGTANFRGEITIGPKAEGSRAKECCDTLILDGHSYSDTVPHNRVRNSTSYLEHEASVSKISEGQLYYLMSRGLSREEATQMILMGFLEPFSKELPMEYAVELNRLIRFDMDGSQQD, from the coding sequence ATGACCGAGGATAAACAGATCTTCGACGGGGACGAGCGTGCGAAATACGAGTTCCGCGACGACATAAATGCGGTCTACGAGACCGACAGGGGCCTGAACGAGGACGCCGTCAGGAAGATATCCGCGGCCAAGCACGAACCGCAGTTCATGCTGGACTTCCGTCTGGAATCCCTCAGGGAGTTCTTCAGACACAAACAGCCGTCCTTCGGACCGTCCCTGGACTTCATAGACTTCCAGGATTACACCTACTTTACCCGCGTCAGCGACGGCGTGGCGGAGAGATGGGAGGATGTGCCAGACGATGTGAAGAGGACCTTCGACAAACTCGGTATCCCCGAGGCGGAGAAGAAGTTCCTCGCCGGGGTGACGGCCCATTACGAGTCCGAGGCCGTCTACAGCAACATGCTGAGCGAGGTGGAGAAGAAGGGCGTGATCTTCCTGGACACCGATACCGGCCTCCGCGAACACCCGGACCTGTTCATGAAGTACTTCGGGAAACTGGTACCCCCTACGGACAACAAGTATGCCGCCCTCAACAGCGCCGTATGGTCCGGAGGGTCCTTCATCTACGTACCCAAGGGCTGCAAACTGGACATGCCCCTGCAGTCGTATTTCAGGATCAACAACAAGAGGAGCGGTCAGTTCGAGAGGTCCCTCATCATAGTGGACGACGACGCCGAGCTGAACTACGTCGAAGGATGCACGGCACCCATGTACTCGCAGGAGTCCCTCCATTCCGGGGTCATCGAGATATTCGTCGGGAAGAGGGCGAAGATGAGGTACACCACCATCCAGAACTGGTCCAACTCCATCCTCAACCTGGTGACCCAGAGGGCCATAGTGGACGAGGACGGACTCATGGAGTGGGTGGACGGGAACATCGGCTCCAAGCTCTGTATGAAGTACCCGTGCTGCGTTCTCAAAGGGGACCGTTCCCACGGGTCTACCACTTCCATCGCCGTAGCGGGACCGGGACAGTTCCAGGATACCGGTGCGAAGATGATTCACATAGGCAAGGGTTCCACATCCAACATCATATCCAAATCGATAGCCAGAGGCGGCGGTACGGCCAACTTCCGCGGGGAGATAACCATCGGGCCGAAGGCCGAGGGTTCCAGGGCGAAGGAATGCTGCGACACCCTCATCCTCGACGGCCATTCCTACAGCGACACAGTCCCCCACAACAGGGTCAGGAACTCCACATCCTATCTGGAACATGAGGCGTCCGTCTCCAAGATCAGCGAAGGGCAGCTGTACTATCTCATGAGCAGGGGCCTGAGCAGGGAGGAGGCCACCCAGATGATCCTCATGGGATTCCTGGAGCCTTTCAGCAAGGAACTCCCGATGGAATATGCGGTGGAACTGAACAGACTCATCCGTTTCGATATGGACGGGTCGCAACAGGACTGA